One window of the Shimwellia blattae DSM 4481 = NBRC 105725 genome contains the following:
- the ompA gene encoding porin OmpA, with translation MKKTAIAIAVALAGFATVAQAAPKDNTWYAGGKLGWSQYHDTGFYGNGYQNNNGATHESQLGAGAFGGYQVNPYLAFEGGYDWLGRMPYKGDQVNGAFKSQGVQLTAKLSYPIYDDLDIYTRLGGMVWRADAKNNVVGGDRRSNHDTGVSPVFAGGVEYAWTPSIATRLEYQWINNIGDAGTVGTRPDNGMLSVGVSYRFGQDEAAPVVAPAPAPAPQVQTKHFTLKSDVLFNFNKSTLKPEGQQALDQLYTQLSNLDPKDGAVVVLGYTDRIGSDAYNQRLSQQRAQSVVDYLVSKGIPAGKITAQGQGESNPVTGNTCDNVKKRAALIDCLAPDRRVEIEVKGVKDVVTQPQA, from the coding sequence ATGAAAAAGACAGCTATCGCAATTGCAGTGGCTCTGGCTGGCTTCGCTACTGTAGCGCAGGCCGCTCCTAAAGATAATACCTGGTACGCAGGTGGTAAACTGGGTTGGTCTCAGTATCATGACACCGGTTTCTACGGTAATGGCTACCAGAACAACAACGGTGCTACTCATGAAAGCCAGCTGGGCGCAGGCGCGTTCGGTGGTTATCAGGTAAACCCGTACCTGGCATTTGAAGGTGGTTACGACTGGTTAGGCCGTATGCCGTACAAAGGCGACCAGGTTAACGGCGCTTTCAAATCTCAGGGCGTTCAGCTGACTGCTAAACTCAGCTACCCGATCTATGACGATCTGGATATCTATACCCGTCTGGGTGGTATGGTATGGCGCGCTGACGCTAAAAACAACGTAGTTGGCGGCGATCGTCGTAGCAACCACGATACCGGCGTTTCTCCGGTATTCGCAGGTGGTGTTGAATACGCATGGACCCCGTCCATCGCTACTCGTCTGGAATACCAGTGGATCAACAACATTGGTGACGCTGGTACCGTTGGTACTCGTCCGGACAACGGCATGCTGAGCGTGGGCGTTTCCTACCGTTTCGGTCAGGACGAAGCTGCACCGGTTGTAGCTCCGGCTCCGGCCCCGGCTCCTCAGGTACAGACCAAACACTTCACCCTGAAGTCTGACGTACTGTTCAACTTCAACAAATCTACCCTGAAACCGGAAGGTCAGCAGGCACTGGATCAGCTGTACACCCAGCTGAGCAACCTGGATCCGAAAGACGGCGCAGTAGTTGTTCTGGGCTACACCGACCGCATCGGTTCTGACGCTTACAACCAGCGTCTGTCCCAGCAGCGTGCTCAGTCCGTTGTTGACTACCTGGTATCTAAAGGTATCCCGGCAGGTAAAATCACTGCTCAGGGCCAGGGTGAATCTAACCCGGTTACCGGTAACACCTGTGACAACGTTAAGAAACGTGCTGCTCTGATCGACTGCCTGGCACCGGATCGTCGTGTTGAGATCGAAGTGAAAGGCGTTAAAGACGTTGTAACTCAGCCGCAGGCTTAA
- the matP gene encoding macrodomain Ter protein MatP, whose amino-acid sequence MKYQQLENLESGWKWKYLVKKHREGEPITRHLDKGEEQDALKQLLALENEPVKVTDWIVRHMNPALSNRMKQTIRARRKRHFNAEHQHTRKKSIDLEYLVWQRLAGLSQRRGNTLSETIVQLIEDAERKEQYETQMSSLKQDLQALLTKE is encoded by the coding sequence ATGAAATATCAACAACTGGAAAATCTCGAAAGCGGCTGGAAATGGAAGTACCTCGTGAAAAAGCATCGCGAAGGGGAGCCGATAACCCGTCATCTGGATAAAGGCGAGGAGCAGGACGCCCTGAAGCAGTTGCTGGCGCTGGAAAATGAGCCGGTGAAAGTCACGGACTGGATTGTTCGCCATATGAATCCGGCGCTGAGCAACCGGATGAAGCAGACTATCCGCGCGCGGCGTAAGCGGCATTTTAATGCGGAGCACCAGCACACCCGTAAGAAATCTATCGATCTGGAGTATCTGGTGTGGCAACGCCTGGCGGGCTTGTCCCAGCGCCGGGGTAATACGCTGTCAGAAACAATAGTACAGCTGATAGAAGACGCGGAAAGAAAAGAGCAGTACGAAACGCAAATGTCGAGCCTGAAGCAGGATTTACAGGCGCTGCTGACCAAAGAGTAA